Proteins from a single region of Streptomyces sp. TN58:
- a CDS encoding glutamate ABC transporter substrate-binding protein, which translates to MAVACAVTAAAVLLPLAHATTETAPGVPRPPASAVAAPAAPWVLSDTCQDPEASLRPSDVDGAAIARIKAAGKLVAGVDQNSFRWGYRNQTAEGGRLDGFDIDLVKAIAKDILGDENAVIYRAIPTSQRVPALQEGRVDIVVRTMTINCKRLEDVAFSTAYFEAGQQVLAPKGSPITGYDASLKDKRVCVAAGSTAESALKAQSYGSLPVTVANQLDCLVRLQLHEVDGIITDNALAAGQAAQDPSVQLVGSPFTREFYGVAMNKDASDLVRRVNKVLENYRAGGSDSPWMRAYLKHLQPVLPGVTAPPAPKYRDG; encoded by the coding sequence ATGGCCGTCGCCTGCGCCGTGACGGCCGCGGCCGTGCTGCTGCCGCTGGCCCACGCGACCACGGAGACCGCACCCGGTGTCCCCCGCCCGCCCGCGTCGGCGGTGGCCGCACCGGCGGCGCCGTGGGTCCTCTCGGACACCTGCCAGGACCCCGAGGCCAGCCTGCGCCCGTCCGACGTGGACGGTGCCGCCATCGCGCGGATCAAGGCGGCGGGCAAGCTCGTGGCGGGCGTGGACCAGAACAGCTTCCGCTGGGGGTACCGCAACCAGACCGCGGAGGGCGGCCGGCTCGACGGCTTCGACATCGACCTGGTGAAGGCCATCGCCAAGGACATCCTGGGCGACGAGAACGCGGTCATCTACCGGGCCATCCCGACCAGCCAGCGCGTCCCCGCCCTCCAGGAGGGCCGCGTCGACATCGTCGTGCGGACCATGACCATCAACTGCAAGCGGCTGGAGGACGTCGCCTTCTCGACGGCCTACTTCGAGGCCGGCCAGCAGGTGCTGGCCCCGAAGGGCTCGCCGATCACCGGCTACGACGCCTCGCTGAAGGACAAGCGGGTATGCGTCGCGGCCGGCTCCACGGCGGAGAGCGCGCTCAAGGCCCAGTCGTACGGCTCCCTGCCGGTCACGGTCGCCAACCAGCTGGACTGCCTGGTGCGGCTCCAGCTGCACGAGGTCGACGGCATCATCACGGACAACGCCCTCGCCGCCGGCCAGGCCGCGCAGGACCCCTCGGTGCAGCTCGTGGGCTCGCCCTTCACCCGGGAGTTCTACGGGGTCGCCATGAACAAGGACGCCTCCGACCTGGTCCGCCGGGTCAACAAGGTGCTGGAGAACTACCGCGCCGGCGGCAGCGACAGCCCGTGGATGAGGGCGTACCTCAAGCACCTGCAGCCCGTGCTGCCCGGCGTCACCGCACCGCCCGCGCCCAAGTACCGGGACGGCTGA
- a CDS encoding mechanosensitive ion channel family protein: MPWPAALLPLAADVPDAPASVKEAQESVTEAASFIEQNWATWLSIGLRILLIVVIAAVIRSAVRKALTKLINRMNTSAEAVEGTALGGLLVNAERRRQRSEAIGSVLRSVASFLILGTAALMVLAALKIDLAPLLASAGVAGVAIGFGARNLVTDFLSGVFMIMEDQYGVGDKIDAGVASGEVIEVGLRVTKLRGDNGEIWYVRNGEIKRIGNLSQGWATAGVAVQVKPSEKLTRIREVVGQVADAMAKESPWDERLWGPVEVLGLDEVLLASMTVKVSAKTMPGQQLAVERELRWRIKEAFDAAGIQIIGGLPAGDEEDEAPADPAASVAAPSALANPTSPQSLAAAPIPAPSTPRITK; this comes from the coding sequence GTGCCCTGGCCCGCCGCTCTGCTGCCGCTGGCAGCCGATGTCCCGGACGCGCCCGCTTCGGTCAAGGAGGCGCAGGAGAGCGTCACCGAGGCCGCGAGCTTCATCGAGCAGAACTGGGCCACCTGGCTGAGCATCGGCCTGCGGATCCTGCTCATCGTCGTGATAGCGGCGGTGATCCGCTCGGCGGTCCGCAAGGCGCTGACCAAGCTCATAAACCGGATGAACACCAGCGCCGAGGCGGTCGAGGGCACCGCGCTGGGCGGGCTGCTGGTCAACGCCGAGCGGCGGCGCCAGCGGTCGGAGGCGATCGGCTCGGTCCTGCGGTCGGTGGCGTCGTTCCTGATCCTGGGCACGGCCGCGCTGATGGTCCTGGCCGCCCTGAAGATCGACCTGGCCCCGCTGCTGGCGAGTGCCGGTGTGGCGGGTGTCGCCATCGGTTTCGGTGCCCGCAACCTGGTGACGGACTTCCTCTCCGGCGTCTTCATGATCATGGAGGACCAGTACGGCGTCGGCGACAAGATCGACGCCGGGGTGGCCTCGGGCGAGGTCATCGAGGTCGGCCTGCGTGTGACGAAGCTGCGCGGGGACAACGGCGAGATCTGGTACGTGCGCAACGGCGAGATCAAGCGGATCGGCAACCTCAGCCAGGGCTGGGCGACCGCCGGGGTCGCCGTGCAGGTCAAGCCGTCGGAGAAGCTGACGCGGATCCGCGAGGTGGTCGGGCAGGTCGCCGACGCGATGGCGAAGGAGTCCCCCTGGGACGAGCGCCTGTGGGGTCCGGTGGAGGTCCTCGGTCTGGACGAGGTGCTGCTCGCCTCGATGACGGTGAAGGTGTCCGCGAAGACGATGCCGGGCCAGCAGTTGGCGGTGGAGCGGGAGCTGCGCTGGCGGATCAAGGAGGCCTTCGACGCCGCCGGCATCCAGATCATCGGCGGCCTGCCGGCGGGGGACGAGGAGGACGAGGCCCCGGCGGACCCGGCCGCCTCGGTCGCCGCGCCGTCCGCCCTGGCCAACCCCACCTCCCCGCAGTCCCTGGCCGCCGCCCCGATCCCGGCGCCCTCCACCCCGCGGATCACCAAGTAG
- a CDS encoding N-acetylglucosamine kinase — MGVTLPAVLAVDAGNSKTDVALLGPDGSVLATGRAGGFQPPRTGVAAAVDVLAEALAGAGVRPGHGGAPVAAHVSACLANADFPVEERRLAREIERRGWGRTTAVHNDTFALLRAGLPAGAPPRGVAVVCGAGINCVGMAPDGRTARFPAVGRISGDWGGGGGLAEEALWFAARAEDGRGAATELARALPARLGHGSMASLIEALHLGDVPAARRHELTPVLFEVAAAGDAVALSLVHRQADEVVAMAVVALGRLGLLDEEAPVVLGGGVLAARHPRLDERIAAGLAERAPHARATVVTAPPVLGAGLLGLDAVGAPAAAHAELRAHFG, encoded by the coding sequence ATGGGCGTGACCCTTCCCGCGGTCCTGGCGGTCGACGCGGGCAACAGCAAGACGGACGTCGCCCTCCTCGGCCCCGACGGATCCGTGCTGGCCACCGGGCGGGCCGGGGGCTTCCAGCCGCCGCGGACCGGGGTGGCCGCGGCCGTGGACGTACTGGCCGAGGCACTGGCCGGCGCGGGGGTGCGCCCCGGCCACGGGGGCGCGCCGGTCGCCGCGCACGTGTCGGCCTGCCTGGCGAACGCCGACTTCCCGGTGGAGGAGCGGCGGCTCGCGCGGGAGATCGAGCGGCGCGGCTGGGGGCGCACCACCGCGGTGCACAACGACACCTTCGCGCTGCTGCGCGCCGGACTGCCCGCGGGCGCACCACCGCGCGGTGTCGCGGTGGTGTGCGGTGCGGGCATCAACTGCGTCGGGATGGCCCCGGACGGGCGGACCGCGCGGTTCCCCGCGGTCGGACGGATCTCCGGCGACTGGGGCGGCGGGGGCGGACTGGCCGAGGAGGCCCTGTGGTTCGCGGCCCGCGCGGAGGACGGGCGGGGCGCGGCGACGGAGCTGGCCCGGGCGCTGCCCGCACGGCTCGGCCACGGATCGATGGCCTCGCTGATCGAGGCCCTGCACCTGGGGGACGTGCCGGCCGCGCGGCGGCACGAGCTGACGCCGGTGCTGTTCGAGGTGGCGGCCGCCGGGGACGCGGTGGCGCTCTCGCTGGTGCACCGGCAGGCGGACGAGGTCGTGGCGATGGCCGTCGTGGCGCTGGGCCGCCTCGGCCTGCTGGACGAGGAGGCGCCGGTGGTGCTGGGCGGCGGGGTGCTGGCGGCCCGGCACCCGCGGCTGGACGAGCGGATCGCGGCGGGCCTCGCCGAACGGGCCCCGCACGCCCGCGCCACCGTGGTCACGGCGCCCCCGGTACTGGGCGCCGGGCTGCTGGGCCTGGACGCGGTGGGGGCTCCGGCGGCGGCCCACGCAGAACTCCGTGCCCATTTCGGGTGA
- a CDS encoding 6-phospho-beta-glucosidase, whose product MKLAVVGGGSTYTPELVDGFARLRDTLPVSELVLIDPATERLEPVGALARRIFARQDHAGKITTTTDLDAGVAGADAVLLQLRVGGQAARLQDETWPLECGCVGQETTGAGGLAKALRTVPVVLDIAERVRRASPHAWIIDFTNPVGIVTRALLRAGHKAVGLCNVAIGLQRKFAALLELAPSDVHLDHVGLNHLTWELAVRRGGPDGEDMLPGLLAAHGEAVASDLRLPRTVLDRLGVVPSYYLRYFYSHDEVVRELGTKPSRAAEVAAMERELLRLYTDPALDEKPALLARRGGAFYSEAAVDLAAALLGGGGPEVQVVNTYNNGTLPFLPDDAVVEVQARVRAAGGDGPVPLPVPLPVPRLDPLFAGLIAHVSGYEDLALDAALRGGRERVFKALLAHPLIGQYDLAEGLADRLLAHNREHLPWA is encoded by the coding sequence TTGAAACTCGCAGTGGTGGGCGGCGGTTCCACCTACACCCCCGAACTGGTCGACGGCTTCGCACGGCTGCGCGACACCCTGCCGGTGAGCGAGCTGGTGCTGATCGACCCGGCCACCGAGCGGCTGGAGCCGGTCGGCGCCCTGGCCCGCCGGATCTTCGCCCGGCAGGACCACGCGGGCAAGATCACGACGACCACCGACCTCGACGCGGGCGTCGCCGGGGCCGACGCGGTCCTCCTCCAGCTGCGCGTCGGCGGGCAGGCCGCCCGGCTCCAGGACGAGACCTGGCCCCTGGAGTGCGGCTGCGTCGGGCAGGAGACGACCGGCGCGGGCGGGCTCGCCAAGGCCCTGCGTACGGTCCCGGTGGTCCTCGACATCGCCGAGCGGGTCCGGCGGGCCAGCCCCCACGCCTGGATCATCGACTTCACCAACCCGGTCGGCATCGTCACCCGGGCCCTGCTGCGGGCCGGCCACAAGGCCGTCGGACTGTGCAACGTCGCCATCGGCCTCCAGCGCAAGTTCGCGGCCCTGCTGGAACTGGCCCCCTCCGACGTCCACCTGGACCACGTGGGCCTCAACCACCTCACCTGGGAACTGGCCGTGCGCAGGGGCGGCCCGGACGGCGAGGACATGCTGCCCGGGCTGCTCGCCGCGCACGGGGAGGCCGTCGCGTCGGACCTGCGGCTGCCGCGGACCGTACTGGACCGCCTCGGCGTCGTGCCCTCGTACTACCTGCGCTACTTCTACTCCCACGACGAAGTCGTACGGGAGCTGGGCACGAAGCCCTCGCGGGCCGCCGAGGTCGCCGCGATGGAGCGCGAACTCCTGCGCCTGTACACCGATCCGGCCCTCGACGAGAAGCCGGCACTGCTGGCCAGGAGGGGCGGCGCCTTCTACTCGGAGGCGGCGGTGGATCTGGCGGCCGCGCTGCTGGGCGGCGGCGGCCCGGAGGTACAGGTGGTCAACACGTACAACAACGGCACGCTGCCCTTCCTGCCGGACGACGCCGTCGTCGAGGTCCAGGCGCGCGTCCGGGCCGCCGGCGGCGACGGCCCCGTACCGCTGCCGGTACCGCTGCCCGTACCGCGCCTGGACCCGCTGTTCGCCGGGCTGATCGCGCACGTGAGCGGATACGAGGACCTGGCCTTGGACGCGGCCCTGCGGGGCGGCCGCGAGCGGGTGTTCAAGGCGCTGCTCGCGCACCCGCTGATCGGCCAGTACGACCTGGCCGAAGGACTGGCCGACCGGCTCCTCGCGCACAACAGGGAGCACCTGCCATGGGCGTGA
- a CDS encoding HNH endonuclease, whose product MPHVLVLNASYEPLGVVPLRRALVLVLENKAVSLEESGAYLHSATRVVPAPSVVRLKRFVRVPYRGPVPLTRRALFARDGGRCMYCGAVATSVDHVIPRSRGGQHAWDNVVAACRRCNHVKADRHLLELGWRLRHQPAPPSGLAWRIIGTGHRDPRWMPYLQPYGAEDALERIGITVAAS is encoded by the coding sequence GTGCCGCACGTCCTGGTCCTCAACGCGTCGTACGAGCCCCTCGGCGTCGTACCGCTCCGCCGCGCGCTCGTCCTCGTCCTGGAGAACAAAGCTGTCTCCCTGGAGGAATCCGGCGCCTATCTGCACAGCGCGACACGGGTCGTCCCCGCGCCCAGCGTGGTACGGCTCAAGCGCTTCGTGCGGGTCCCCTACCGGGGGCCCGTTCCACTCACCCGGCGCGCCCTGTTCGCGCGGGACGGCGGCCGCTGCATGTACTGCGGCGCGGTCGCCACCAGCGTCGACCACGTCATTCCGCGCAGCCGGGGCGGACAGCACGCCTGGGACAACGTCGTCGCGGCGTGCCGGCGCTGCAACCACGTCAAAGCCGACCGGCACCTGCTGGAACTGGGCTGGCGCCTGCGCCACCAGCCGGCCCCTCCCTCGGGTCTGGCCTGGCGCATCATCGGAACCGGGCACCGGGACCCCAGGTGGATGCCGTACCTCCAGCCGTACGGCGCCGAGGACGCGCTGGAACGGATCGGGATCACGGTGGCCGCCTCCTGA
- a CDS encoding ROK family transcriptional regulator, whose amino-acid sequence MPATTPGTPSLLRAMNDRAALDLLLAHGPLSRTRVGQLTGLSKPTASQLLARLEAAGLVVATGTDGGRPGPSAQLYAINPRAAYVGGVDVTPARVLAAVADLTGTVTASHEVPRTEGADAVALVAEALGGAVGAAGLHPRDLHRVVIGTPGAFDPRTGRLRYAGHLPGWHSPTLLDDLAAALPMPLAYENDVNLAAVAEQRLGAARGYGDFVLLWNEEGLGAALVFGGRLHRGWTGGAGEVGFLPVPGRPLIRQVARANSGGYQELAGVEGLPRLAAALGVAASAVPAPGAPQPPQARPATGTASGPRNPEVAAAVALLADAAAAPEGARLRFLQEYATALATGLASLVAVLDPEIVVLAGAAISAGGEPLRELLEAELAELAPARPRLVPGLVLDRPVLRGALESALAATRDEVFDTSR is encoded by the coding sequence ATGCCCGCCACCACGCCCGGAACGCCCAGTCTGCTGCGCGCCATGAACGACCGGGCCGCACTCGACCTCCTGCTGGCGCACGGCCCGCTGTCCCGGACCCGCGTCGGGCAGCTGACCGGACTGTCGAAGCCCACGGCCTCCCAGCTGCTGGCCCGGCTGGAGGCCGCCGGACTCGTGGTGGCCACCGGCACCGACGGCGGCCGCCCCGGCCCCAGCGCCCAGCTGTACGCGATCAACCCGCGGGCCGCGTACGTCGGCGGTGTCGACGTCACCCCGGCGCGCGTCCTGGCGGCCGTCGCCGACCTGACCGGCACCGTGACCGCCTCCCACGAAGTCCCCCGCACCGAGGGTGCCGACGCCGTCGCCCTGGTGGCCGAAGCCCTCGGCGGGGCCGTAGGCGCCGCCGGCCTGCACCCCCGCGACCTGCACCGGGTGGTCATCGGCACGCCCGGCGCCTTCGACCCGCGGACGGGCCGGCTGCGCTACGCCGGCCACCTCCCCGGCTGGCACTCCCCCACCCTCCTCGACGACCTGGCGGCGGCCCTGCCGATGCCCCTCGCGTACGAGAACGACGTCAACCTCGCCGCCGTCGCCGAGCAGCGCCTCGGCGCCGCCCGCGGGTACGGGGACTTCGTCCTGCTGTGGAACGAGGAGGGGCTCGGCGCCGCGCTGGTCTTCGGCGGCCGGCTGCACCGCGGCTGGACCGGCGGCGCGGGCGAGGTGGGCTTCCTGCCCGTACCGGGCCGCCCTCTGATACGCCAGGTCGCCCGGGCGAACTCCGGCGGCTACCAGGAGCTGGCCGGTGTGGAGGGGCTGCCCCGTCTCGCCGCGGCACTGGGCGTCGCGGCCTCCGCCGTCCCGGCTCCCGGCGCACCGCAGCCTCCCCAGGCCCGGCCGGCCACCGGCACCGCGTCCGGCCCGCGCAACCCGGAGGTCGCCGCCGCCGTAGCACTGCTAGCGGACGCCGCCGCCGCGCCCGAGGGGGCGCGCCTGCGCTTCCTCCAGGAGTACGCCACCGCCCTGGCCACCGGTCTCGCCTCGCTGGTCGCCGTACTGGACCCGGAGATCGTGGTGCTGGCCGGAGCCGCGATCAGCGCGGGCGGCGAGCCGCTGCGCGAGCTGCTGGAGGCCGAGCTCGCCGAACTGGCCCCCGCCCGCCCCCGCCTGGTCCCCGGCCTGGTCCTGGACCGGCCCGTCCTGCGCGGCGCGCTGGAGAGCGCGCTCGCCGCCACCCGCGACGAGGTCTTCGACACCTCCCGCTGA
- a CDS encoding beta-N-acetylglucosaminidase domain-containing protein — MQLRGRKRSTAAAIAVIGSLLGGAVASAPPGFLAGPAVPDSPTPAPGAAGAAGASGVGANGAVGPAVDPGADTPRAASEGPAVWPRPQSMAADQARELALGTEAVLVAPVDADPYAVQVVRDALRRAGVKTLHEPEPGAPLPERGTVVRLQDAGAQEALLALGATAATDLPPGGYRLAVGRPGGRDTVALAGVGGEGLFHAAQTLRQLLGAGRGKVPGVLVRDWPAAPVRGITEGFYGQPWTQQQRLAQLDFMGRTKQNRLLIAPGDDPYRTTGWREDYPRERQEEFRALAERARANQVVLAWAVTPGQSMCLSSAADRAALGRKVDAMWDLGFRAFQVQFQDVSYTEWGCRADRERYGRGPQAAAKAHAEVANELAAHLAARYPGAPALSLLPTEYYQEGATAYRTALARALDSRVEVAWTGVGVVPRTITGRELAGARSALGQQPLITMDNYPVNDWDPGRIFLGPYAGREPAVAGGSAALLANAMQQPVLSRIPLFTAADFAWNPRGYRAGESWQAAVRDLSGSDPREREAVAALAGNTVSSGLKQEESAYLKPLVEQFWKARAAGDPAAGTELRKAFTVMRETPARLTALSDEAGPWMERLSRYGAAGELAVDVLRAQANGDGAAAWQASRALAEARRELAEPGPAQVDKAVLEPFLKKAAQEADAWTGVARTTGTVAKDARSWTVRLDTARPVTAVTVMTDPLPSGTRGAVVEVHVPGEGWRKVADAAASGWTQVDTAGVRADAVRLAWAGDAPAVHQVVPWFGDGPRTRFELADGGRADAEIGGAPQRVTAQLSAVGPGEIRGPLTAQPPAGMEVRLPQTAVVPRGGQASIPLEVVVAANTPPGDYRIPVAFDGETRILTVRAVPRTGGPDLLRTARASSSANETPSFPASAVVDGSPSTRWSSPAADGAWWQAELRAPARVGRLELHWQDAYPSAYRVETSADGVTWRPAAAVTDSRGGRESLRLDASAADTRFLRVTCERRATRYGCSLWSAEAYAVTP, encoded by the coding sequence GTGCAGCTCAGGGGCAGGAAACGATCGACGGCCGCGGCCATCGCGGTCATCGGGTCGCTGCTCGGCGGCGCCGTGGCCTCGGCGCCGCCGGGGTTCCTCGCGGGCCCCGCCGTTCCGGACTCGCCGACCCCCGCGCCGGGCGCGGCGGGTGCCGCCGGAGCCTCGGGCGTGGGCGCCAACGGCGCCGTCGGTCCCGCGGTCGACCCCGGCGCCGACACCCCCCGGGCCGCCTCCGAGGGGCCCGCCGTGTGGCCCCGTCCGCAGTCGATGGCGGCCGATCAGGCGCGTGAGCTGGCGCTGGGCACGGAGGCCGTGCTGGTGGCCCCGGTCGACGCCGACCCGTACGCCGTCCAGGTGGTGCGCGACGCCCTGCGCAGGGCGGGCGTGAAGACCCTGCACGAGCCAGAGCCCGGGGCCCCGCTGCCCGAGCGGGGCACCGTCGTACGGCTCCAGGACGCGGGCGCGCAGGAGGCGCTGCTGGCGCTGGGGGCGACCGCCGCCACGGACCTGCCGCCGGGCGGCTACCGGCTGGCCGTGGGCCGGCCCGGCGGACGGGACACGGTCGCCCTGGCCGGCGTGGGCGGGGAGGGGCTCTTCCACGCGGCGCAGACGCTGCGCCAGCTGCTCGGCGCGGGCCGCGGGAAGGTGCCCGGCGTCCTGGTGCGGGACTGGCCGGCCGCGCCGGTGCGCGGGATCACCGAGGGGTTCTACGGACAGCCGTGGACCCAGCAGCAGCGCCTGGCCCAGCTGGACTTCATGGGCCGCACCAAGCAGAACCGGCTGCTGATCGCGCCCGGCGACGACCCGTACCGCACGACGGGCTGGCGCGAGGACTACCCCCGGGAGCGGCAGGAGGAGTTCCGGGCGCTGGCCGAGCGGGCCCGCGCCAACCAGGTCGTCCTGGCCTGGGCGGTGACTCCGGGGCAGTCCATGTGCCTGTCTTCGGCGGCCGACCGGGCGGCCCTCGGGCGCAAGGTGGACGCGATGTGGGACCTGGGCTTCCGCGCCTTCCAGGTGCAGTTCCAGGACGTCAGCTACACCGAGTGGGGCTGCCGCGCGGACCGGGAGCGGTACGGGCGGGGCCCGCAGGCCGCCGCGAAGGCGCACGCGGAGGTCGCCAACGAGCTGGCCGCACACCTGGCCGCCCGGTATCCGGGGGCGCCGGCGCTGTCGCTGCTGCCGACCGAGTACTACCAGGAGGGTGCCACCGCCTACCGGACGGCCCTGGCCCGCGCGCTGGACTCGCGGGTGGAGGTGGCCTGGACGGGCGTCGGCGTGGTGCCGCGCACGATCACGGGCAGGGAACTGGCCGGGGCGCGCTCCGCCCTGGGACAGCAGCCCCTGATCACCATGGACAACTACCCGGTCAACGACTGGGATCCGGGCCGGATCTTCCTCGGCCCGTACGCGGGCCGCGAACCGGCGGTGGCGGGCGGCTCGGCGGCACTGCTGGCCAACGCGATGCAGCAGCCCGTCCTGTCGCGCATCCCGCTCTTCACGGCGGCCGACTTCGCCTGGAACCCGCGCGGCTACCGCGCCGGCGAGTCCTGGCAGGCGGCGGTACGCGATCTGTCGGGCTCCGACCCGCGGGAGCGCGAGGCGGTGGCGGCGCTGGCCGGGAACACCGTGTCGTCCGGGCTCAAGCAGGAGGAGTCGGCGTATCTGAAGCCGCTGGTCGAGCAGTTCTGGAAGGCCCGCGCCGCGGGCGATCCGGCGGCCGGGACCGAGCTGCGCAAGGCGTTCACGGTGATGCGGGAGACCCCCGCCCGGCTGACCGCGCTGTCGGACGAGGCGGGCCCCTGGATGGAGCGGCTCTCCCGCTACGGAGCGGCCGGCGAACTGGCCGTGGACGTCCTGCGGGCCCAGGCCAACGGCGACGGGGCGGCCGCCTGGCAGGCCTCCCGGGCCCTCGCCGAGGCACGCCGGGAACTGGCCGAGCCGGGCCCCGCCCAGGTGGACAAGGCCGTACTGGAGCCCTTCCTGAAGAAGGCGGCGCAGGAGGCGGACGCCTGGACGGGTGTCGCCCGCACGACCGGCACGGTGGCGAAGGACGCGCGGTCCTGGACGGTCCGGCTGGATACGGCGCGCCCCGTGACGGCGGTGACGGTGATGACGGACCCGCTGCCGTCGGGCACGCGGGGCGCGGTGGTGGAGGTCCACGTACCGGGCGAGGGCTGGCGGAAGGTCGCGGACGCCGCGGCCTCGGGCTGGACCCAGGTCGACACGGCGGGCGTCCGCGCCGACGCGGTGCGCCTGGCGTGGGCCGGGGACGCGCCCGCGGTGCACCAGGTGGTCCCGTGGTTCGGGGACGGCCCGCGGACCCGTTTCGAGCTGGCGGACGGGGGCCGGGCCGACGCGGAGATCGGCGGCGCGCCGCAGCGGGTCACGGCGCAGTTGTCGGCCGTGGGCCCCGGCGAGATCCGCGGGCCGCTGACGGCGCAGCCTCCGGCGGGTATGGAGGTACGCCTGCCGCAGACCGCGGTGGTCCCGCGGGGCGGCCAGGCGTCGATCCCGCTGGAGGTCGTCGTGGCCGCGAACACCCCGCCGGGCGACTACCGGATCCCGGTGGCCTTCGACGGCGAGACCCGCATCCTGACCGTGCGGGCGGTGCCCCGGACCGGCGGGCCGGACCTGCTGCGGACCGCGCGTGCGAGCTCCTCGGCGAACGAGACCCCGTCCTTCCCCGCCTCGGCGGTCGTGGACGGTTCCCCCTCCACCCGCTGGTCGTCACCGGCCGCGGACGGCGCCTGGTGGCAGGCGGAGCTGCGCGCCCCGGCCCGCGTCGGGCGGCTGGAGCTGCACTGGCAGGACGCGTACCCGTCGGCCTACCGGGTGGAGACCTCGGCGGACGGGGTGACCTGGCGGCCGGCCGCGGCCGTCACGGACTCCCGCGGCGGCCGCGAGTCGCTGCGGCTGGACGCGTCGGCGGCGGACACCCGCTTCCTGAGGGTGACGTGCGAGCGCCGCGCGACGCGCTACGGCTGCTCGCTGTGGTCGGCGGAGGCCTACGCGGTGACGCCCTAA